A genomic segment from Pseudoxanthomonas sp. CF385 encodes:
- the argS gene encoding arginine--tRNA ligase — protein MKASLRALIAQGIDALRSAGTLPADAATPDFVVERPKTREHGDFATNAAMLLAKAARSNPRAIATALVDALPANDEVAKVDIAGPGFINFHLSPGAYQREVATALAQGAAYGRNESGQGRTVGVEYVSANPTGPLHVGHGRAGAIGDCIARVLAANGWNAQREFYYNDAGVQIDNLAKSTQARAHGLAPDGEGWPEDGYRGDYIADVAQAYLAGDSVEVEGHVVTGEKDPQDLDAIRRFAVAYLRREQNLDLAAFGVSFDRYFLESSLYADQKVEETVRKLVASGHTYEEGGALWLKSTDFGDDKDRVMRKSDGSYTYFVPDVAYHLSKWQRGYERAITELGADHHGSLARVKAGLQALGEGIPQGYPEYVLHQMVTVMRGGEEVKLSKRAGSYFTLRDLIEETSADATRWFLIARKPDSQLTFDIDLARQQSNDNPVFYVQYAHARVCSLLRQAGEKGYAYDAANGLANLALLGDDTSLQLMVELSRYPEVVEAAGESLEPHVVAQYLRELAYAFHTWYAGTPVLVDEAAARDARLALALAVRQALANGLDLLGVSAPEKM, from the coding sequence GGCGCGCAGCAATCCGCGCGCGATCGCCACCGCGCTCGTCGATGCGCTGCCCGCCAACGACGAGGTCGCGAAGGTCGACATCGCCGGCCCCGGCTTCATCAATTTCCACCTCAGCCCCGGCGCCTACCAGCGCGAAGTGGCCACGGCGCTGGCGCAGGGCGCCGCATACGGCCGCAACGAAAGCGGCCAGGGCCGCACGGTCGGCGTGGAATACGTATCGGCCAACCCGACCGGCCCGCTGCACGTCGGCCACGGCCGCGCCGGCGCGATCGGCGACTGCATCGCCCGCGTGCTTGCGGCCAATGGCTGGAACGCCCAGCGCGAGTTCTACTACAACGACGCCGGCGTGCAGATCGACAACCTGGCCAAGTCCACCCAGGCGCGCGCGCACGGTCTGGCGCCGGATGGCGAGGGCTGGCCGGAAGACGGCTATCGCGGCGACTACATCGCCGACGTGGCGCAGGCGTACCTCGCCGGCGACTCGGTCGAGGTGGAAGGCCACGTCGTCACCGGCGAAAAGGATCCGCAGGATCTCGACGCCATCCGCCGCTTCGCGGTGGCCTACCTGCGCCGCGAGCAGAACCTGGACCTGGCCGCCTTCGGCGTCTCGTTCGACCGCTACTTCCTGGAGAGCTCGCTGTACGCCGACCAGAAGGTCGAGGAGACCGTGCGCAAGCTGGTCGCCTCCGGCCACACGTACGAAGAGGGTGGCGCGCTGTGGCTGAAGTCGACCGACTTCGGCGACGACAAGGACCGCGTGATGCGCAAGTCCGACGGCAGCTACACCTACTTCGTGCCGGACGTGGCCTACCACCTGTCGAAGTGGCAGCGCGGCTACGAGCGCGCGATCACCGAACTGGGCGCCGACCATCACGGCTCGCTGGCCCGCGTGAAGGCCGGCCTGCAGGCGCTGGGCGAAGGCATACCGCAGGGTTATCCGGAGTACGTGCTGCACCAGATGGTCACGGTGATGCGCGGCGGCGAGGAAGTGAAGCTGTCCAAGCGCGCCGGCAGCTACTTCACCCTGCGCGACCTGATCGAGGAAACCAGCGCCGACGCGACGCGCTGGTTCCTGATCGCGCGCAAGCCGGATTCGCAGCTGACGTTCGACATCGATCTGGCCCGCCAGCAGAGCAACGACAACCCGGTGTTCTACGTGCAGTACGCACACGCCCGCGTGTGCAGCCTGCTGCGCCAGGCCGGCGAGAAGGGTTACGCCTACGATGCGGCCAACGGCTTGGCGAACCTGGCGCTTCTGGGCGACGACACGTCGCTGCAGCTGATGGTGGAACTGTCGCGGTACCCGGAAGTGGTGGAAGCCGCCGGCGAGTCGCTGGAGCCGCACGTCGTGGCGCAATACCTGCGCGAGTTGGCCTATGCTTTCCACACGTGGTACGCCGGCACGCCGGTGCTGGTGGACGAGGCCGCGGCGCGCGATGCGCGGCTGGCCCTGGCCCTGGCGGTGCGCCAGGCGCTGGCCAACGGACTGGACCTGTTGGGCGTGAGCGCGCCCGAAAAGATGTAA
- a CDS encoding SDR family NAD(P)-dependent oxidoreductase, whose product MTRTALITGATSGFGAAAVRRFVAAGWRVIATGRRADRLQALVDELGTDHVHAAAFDVRDEAALDAALDALPETFRGIDLLVNNAGLALGTAPAQQASLDDWRTMIETNVLALVTVTRRLLPQLVERKGAVINIGSIAGSYPYPGGNTYGGTKAFVRQFSLGLRSDLHGTGVRVTDIEPGMAETEFTLVRTHGDQAASDKLYTGAQPMTAEDIAEQIFYVATLPPHLNINRLEIMPVTQSFAGFQVARDA is encoded by the coding sequence ATGACCCGCACCGCCCTCATCACCGGCGCCACGTCAGGCTTCGGTGCCGCTGCCGTCCGCCGCTTCGTGGCCGCCGGCTGGCGCGTCATCGCCACGGGACGCCGCGCCGACCGCCTGCAGGCGCTGGTCGACGAACTCGGCACGGACCACGTCCATGCCGCCGCCTTCGACGTACGCGACGAAGCCGCCCTCGATGCCGCCCTCGACGCGCTGCCGGAGACCTTTCGCGGCATCGACCTCCTCGTCAACAACGCGGGGCTGGCGTTGGGCACCGCACCCGCACAGCAGGCTTCGCTGGACGATTGGCGCACGATGATCGAAACCAACGTGCTGGCGCTGGTCACCGTCACCCGGCGGTTGCTGCCGCAGTTGGTGGAACGCAAGGGCGCGGTCATCAACATCGGTTCGATCGCCGGCAGCTACCCGTATCCGGGCGGTAACACCTATGGCGGCACCAAAGCCTTCGTCCGCCAGTTCTCGCTCGGCCTGCGCAGCGATCTGCACGGCACCGGCGTACGCGTGACCGACATCGAGCCCGGCATGGCGGAGACCGAGTTCACCCTGGTGCGCACGCACGGCGACCAGGCTGCGTCCGACAAGCTCTACACCGGCGCGCAGCCGATGACGGCCGAGGACATCGCCGAGCAGATCTTCTACGTCGCCACGCTGCCGCCGCACCTCAACATCAACCGGCTGGAGATCATGCCGGTGACGCAGTCGTTCGCGGGCTTCCAGGTCGCGCGCGATGCCTAG
- a CDS encoding DUF6404 family protein, giving the protein MSDAAFDSRLQRALALIESKGVRRSTAAPPMYRLFWKMGLKVPPPLMAGFFSVALLMGGFFGLFWGLVMWALMWTRTGMPASAAVLTSLLAGVLFGLLMAAVLRAQARHKGIPVWKDISP; this is encoded by the coding sequence ATGAGCGATGCCGCATTCGATAGCCGGCTTCAGCGCGCGCTCGCGCTGATCGAGTCCAAGGGTGTCCGACGCAGTACGGCGGCGCCGCCGATGTACCGGCTTTTCTGGAAGATGGGCCTGAAGGTGCCTCCGCCGCTGATGGCGGGCTTCTTCTCGGTCGCCCTGCTGATGGGGGGATTCTTCGGTCTGTTCTGGGGCCTGGTGATGTGGGCGCTGATGTGGACGCGCACCGGCATGCCGGCGTCCGCCGCGGTGCTCACCTCGCTGCTGGCGGGCGTACTGTTCGGCCTGCTCATGGCCGCCGTGCTGCGCGCGCAGGCCCGGCACAAGGGCATCCCGGTCTGGAAGGACATCTCGCCCTGA
- a CDS encoding P-II family nitrogen regulator, translating to MKMVMAIIKPFKLDDVREALAEAGIAGITVTEVKGFGRQKGHTELYRGAEYVVDFLPKVKLEVAVTDDQAEQVVEAIVKAAGTGKIGDGKVFVYDLERVVRIRTGELDADAL from the coding sequence ATGGTCATGGCCATCATCAAGCCGTTCAAGCTGGACGATGTGCGCGAAGCGCTGGCCGAAGCCGGCATCGCCGGCATCACGGTCACGGAGGTGAAGGGCTTCGGGCGGCAGAAGGGCCATACCGAGCTCTATCGCGGCGCCGAATACGTCGTCGACTTCCTGCCCAAGGTCAAGTTGGAAGTCGCCGTCACCGACGATCAGGCCGAGCAGGTGGTCGAGGCCATCGTGAAGGCCGCCGGCACCGGCAAGATCGGCGACGGCAAGGTGTTCGTCTACGACCTGGAGCGCGTCGTGCGGATCCGTACCGGCGAGCTCGATGCCGACGCGTTGTAA
- a CDS encoding SPOR domain-containing protein, which translates to MAARRGKNQATRNSGHATPAWVWLVLGLLIGLAVYFIVPGLGKKDGDGFFRPQPNPDAQPAPIDSADVEAVVPDAPVADTAASPAAGDAGKETQYDFYTLLPGKEVQMSDAELAASAREEEARKARAALNGQSPATVPTSASNDAAQPAPIDETPAPRATADAPRATDAAPAPKPAATVASADTGARYILQAGAFGASGDAEATKAKIAMLGLSARVESAQINGKTVYRVRMGPYGTASELAEAKQKLASGGLPAMAVKAQ; encoded by the coding sequence ATGGCAGCAAGACGCGGCAAGAACCAGGCCACGCGCAATTCCGGTCACGCGACACCCGCCTGGGTGTGGCTGGTCCTGGGCCTGCTCATCGGCCTGGCGGTGTATTTCATCGTCCCCGGCCTGGGCAAGAAGGACGGCGATGGTTTCTTCCGGCCGCAGCCCAATCCGGATGCGCAGCCCGCGCCGATCGACAGCGCGGACGTGGAAGCCGTGGTGCCCGACGCACCGGTCGCCGACACCGCCGCATCGCCTGCGGCAGGCGATGCCGGCAAGGAGACGCAGTACGACTTCTACACCCTGCTGCCTGGCAAGGAAGTGCAGATGTCGGACGCCGAACTCGCCGCCAGCGCGCGCGAGGAAGAGGCCCGCAAGGCGCGTGCGGCCTTGAATGGCCAGTCGCCGGCCACCGTGCCGACCTCGGCCAGCAATGACGCCGCGCAACCGGCACCGATCGACGAAACACCGGCGCCGCGCGCCACGGCGGACGCCCCGCGCGCTACCGATGCCGCGCCGGCGCCCAAGCCGGCCGCGACCGTGGCGAGCGCGGACACCGGTGCCCGCTACATCCTGCAGGCCGGTGCGTTCGGCGCGTCCGGCGATGCCGAGGCGACGAAGGCGAAGATCGCCATGCTTGGCCTGAGCGCGCGCGTCGAATCGGCGCAGATCAACGGCAAGACGGTGTACCGCGTGCGCATGGGCCCGTACGGCACCGCGAGCGAACTGGCCGAAGCCAAGCAGAAGCTCGCCAGCGGCGGCCTGCCGGCGATGGCGGTGAAGGCGCAGTGA
- the speE gene encoding polyamine aminopropyltransferase: MTANDTWFIEHFEHTGSAIGFRTTGKLDEVQSPFQKIEIYDSTDWGKLMVIDGAMMLTTRDNFFYHEMISHPVLFTHAAPKRVVIIGGGDCGTLREVLKHPGVEKATQCDIDEQVTRMAEKYFPELCESNNDPRAELLFDDGVAYMANCEPGSVDVVIVDSTDPVGPAEGLFNKAFFESCFRALKPDGLLVQQSESPLALLDLIKDMRAEMGKAGFQSFKTLPFPQPCYPTGWWSVTVASKQAGADFAFRQADASTKPFDTLYYTAHLHTGVLVAPPFVAKALGE; this comes from the coding sequence ATGACCGCCAACGACACCTGGTTCATCGAACACTTCGAGCACACCGGCTCGGCCATCGGCTTCCGTACCACCGGCAAGCTGGACGAGGTGCAGTCGCCGTTCCAGAAGATCGAGATCTACGACAGCACCGATTGGGGCAAGCTGATGGTGATCGACGGCGCGATGATGCTGACCACGCGCGACAACTTCTTCTACCACGAGATGATCAGCCATCCGGTGCTGTTCACCCACGCCGCGCCGAAGCGCGTGGTGATCATCGGCGGTGGCGACTGCGGCACGCTGCGCGAGGTGCTGAAGCACCCGGGCGTGGAGAAGGCCACGCAGTGCGACATCGACGAGCAGGTCACGCGCATGGCGGAGAAGTATTTCCCCGAACTGTGCGAATCGAACAACGATCCGCGCGCCGAGCTGCTGTTCGACGACGGCGTGGCGTACATGGCGAACTGCGAACCGGGCAGCGTGGATGTCGTGATCGTCGACTCGACCGATCCGGTGGGTCCGGCCGAAGGCCTGTTCAACAAGGCGTTCTTCGAGAGCTGCTTCCGCGCGCTGAAGCCGGACGGCCTGCTGGTGCAGCAGTCCGAATCGCCGCTCGCGCTGCTGGACCTGATCAAGGACATGCGCGCGGAGATGGGCAAGGCCGGCTTCCAGTCGTTCAAGACGCTGCCGTTCCCGCAGCCGTGCTATCCCACCGGCTGGTGGAGCGTGACGGTCGCCAGCAAGCAGGCCGGCGCGGACTTCGCGTTCCGCCAGGCGGATGCGTCGACCAAGCCCTTCGACACCCTGTATTACACCGCCCACCTGCACACGGGCGTGCTGGTGGCGCCGCCGTTCGTGGCGAAGGCGCTGGGCGAATAA
- the speA gene encoding arginine decarboxylase → MTWSTDHARKTYSVPHWAEGYFDVDAAGRIVVSPKGTQGPLIPLPEVVDAARAQGAQLPLLVRFPDILGDRLGKLQAAFAQAQADWDYKGGYTAVYPIKVNQHRGVAGTLASHAGEGFGLEAGSKPELMAVLALSRPGGLIVCNGYKDREYIRLALIGRKLGLQTFIVIEKPSELALVIEESRKLGVKPGLGVRMRLATLGAGKWQNSGGDKAKFGLSPRQVLDLWKQLREAGLQDTLGLLHFHMGSQISNVRDIANGMREATRYFVELSKLGATISHVDVGGGLGIDYEGTRSRSYCSINYGIGQYASNIVQPLAEACEQNGLVPPRIVTECGRAMTAHHAVLVVNVSEVEQAPEGRVPPAHDDEPAVIRHLREIHGELDTRPAVELFHEAQHHHSEGLSLYALGQIDLVHRARIDDLFYAIAHAVRARLSSDERSHRDLLDELNERLVDKYFVNFSVFESIPDVWAIDQVFPIVPIERLDEVPARRGIIADMTCDSDGMVKTYVENEGLDSSLPLHAMKPGESYRLGIFLVGAYQEILGDIHNLFGDTDAVEVSADAGTGYLLTQQRRGDTTDVMLDYVGYKLDDLRAAYRTRVEEAQLPAEESAALSEALEAGLTGYTYLSDEPLG, encoded by the coding sequence ATGACCTGGTCCACCGACCACGCCCGCAAGACCTACTCCGTGCCGCACTGGGCCGAAGGGTATTTCGACGTGGACGCCGCCGGCCGCATCGTGGTCTCGCCGAAGGGCACGCAGGGGCCGCTGATCCCGCTCCCCGAGGTGGTCGACGCCGCGCGTGCGCAGGGCGCGCAACTGCCGCTGCTGGTCCGCTTCCCCGACATCCTCGGCGACCGCCTCGGCAAGCTGCAGGCCGCGTTCGCGCAGGCGCAGGCCGACTGGGACTACAAGGGTGGCTACACGGCGGTGTATCCGATCAAGGTCAACCAGCACCGCGGCGTCGCCGGCACGCTGGCGTCGCATGCCGGCGAGGGCTTCGGCCTGGAGGCCGGCAGCAAGCCCGAGCTGATGGCCGTGCTGGCGCTGTCGCGCCCGGGCGGGCTGATCGTCTGCAACGGCTACAAGGACCGCGAATACATCCGCCTGGCGCTGATCGGCCGCAAGCTGGGCCTGCAGACCTTCATCGTCATCGAGAAGCCGTCCGAGCTGGCGCTGGTCATCGAAGAGTCCCGCAAGCTGGGCGTGAAGCCCGGCCTGGGCGTGCGCATGCGCCTGGCCACGCTGGGCGCCGGCAAATGGCAGAACAGTGGCGGTGACAAGGCCAAGTTCGGCCTGTCGCCGCGCCAGGTGCTCGACCTGTGGAAGCAGCTGCGCGAGGCCGGCCTGCAGGACACGCTCGGTCTGCTGCATTTCCACATGGGCTCGCAGATCAGCAACGTGCGCGACATCGCCAACGGCATGCGCGAGGCGACCCGCTATTTCGTCGAACTGTCGAAGCTCGGCGCGACCATCAGCCACGTCGACGTCGGCGGCGGCCTGGGCATCGACTACGAAGGCACGCGTTCGCGCAGCTACTGCTCGATCAACTACGGCATCGGCCAGTACGCCAGCAACATCGTGCAACCGCTGGCCGAAGCCTGTGAGCAGAACGGCCTGGTGCCGCCGCGCATCGTCACCGAGTGCGGTCGCGCGATGACCGCGCACCACGCCGTGCTGGTGGTCAACGTGTCGGAAGTCGAGCAGGCGCCGGAAGGCCGCGTGCCGCCTGCGCACGACGACGAACCGGCGGTGATCCGCCACCTGCGCGAGATCCACGGCGAACTCGACACGCGCCCGGCGGTGGAACTCTTCCATGAAGCGCAGCACCACCACAGCGAAGGCCTGTCGCTGTACGCGCTGGGCCAGATCGACCTGGTCCACCGCGCACGCATCGACGACCTGTTCTACGCCATCGCGCACGCCGTGCGTGCGCGCCTGAGCAGCGACGAGCGCAGCCATCGCGACCTGCTGGATGAGCTCAACGAGCGCCTGGTCGACAAGTACTTCGTCAACTTCAGCGTGTTCGAATCCATCCCCGACGTGTGGGCGATCGACCAGGTGTTCCCGATCGTGCCGATCGAGCGCCTGGACGAGGTGCCGGCGCGGCGCGGCATCATCGCGGACATGACCTGCGACTCCGATGGCATGGTCAAGACCTACGTCGAGAACGAGGGTCTGGACTCCTCGCTTCCGCTGCATGCGATGAAGCCCGGCGAGAGCTATCGCCTGGGCATCTTCCTGGTCGGCGCCTACCAGGAGATCCTCGGCGACATCCACAACCTGTTCGGCGACACCGATGCGGTGGAAGTCAGCGCCGATGCCGGCACCGGCTACCTGCTCACGCAGCAGCGCCGCGGCGACACCACCGACGTGATGCTCGATTACGTGGGCTACAAGCTGGACGACCTGCGCGCGGCGTACCGTACCCGTGTGGAAGAAGCGCAGCTGCCCGCCGAGGAATCCGCCGCGCTGTCCGAGGCGCTGGAAGCCGGCCTTACCGGCTATACCTACCTGTCGGACGAACCGCTGGGCTGA